In one Bactrocera tryoni isolate S06 chromosome 5, CSIRO_BtryS06_freeze2, whole genome shotgun sequence genomic region, the following are encoded:
- the LOC120777778 gene encoding pentatricopeptide repeat-containing protein 1, mitochondrial: MAIRLLRVGALRQFWYTSNKVSQEFRHNECLKLKYSIYSLFEESKCVRKLHIKTYDKDAGLEEQRQANKEQQTLPDHKPFRNENSSKEDNLNSHLDHFVEKLNDADIFGNNQTSEIKEDAGDVMEDEYTNNPKSRALRTIDYARLIKSHLAEKRLKDAIAVLEVQMLKQDRAKPDAYIYNLLISGCAKAGYTRKAFNLFTKMRQRGLKVKGGTYTSLFNACANAPSTVYGIEQANRLREIMIEKGYEPNVKNYNAMIKAFGRCGDVKTAYLLADELMEKQLPLNVETFNFLLQACASDVEYGFRHCLLTWHKMMQYELKPDYYTFNTVLRCARDCGFGDLNTMEKVLHQICAEREEFLATATSIEKETSLSKEVSSSNALDVNKQSQVIEIRNNAEQLEMPNLLAAQPHLGSLVSLAEVSRPHERFLLLGGLSGFLNLMKECKITPDIETFTTLLEVIPPTYAAEKQLLTYVRKIGLKADIDFFNILIKKRSMRFDYEGAKEVISMIRTAGLEPDIITYGVLALGCQTEVESRELLQQMKENGIRMNIQILGAMLRQGTGNRNFPYVIEILQISLDENIKPNEVFLKHLHNFYDRCARTIDARYPSTKTKSFRRGHEKFCAKLRLYYEEQGIAGLKLEDAIKKIREHPYQQYKDDDSEGVEPLKNQKLSKQQKVRKYIKKIKVENLRDDLQNSLPNEKNAQQRIE, from the exons atggccATTCGTTTGCTCCGTGTTGGAGCTTTGCGTCAGTTCTGGTATACGAGCAATAAGGTGTCGCAGGAATTTCGTCACAATGAGTgccttaaattaaaatacagtaTTTACAGTTTGTTTGAAGAGTCAAAGTGTGTCCGTAAACTGCATATTAAAACATATGATAAAGATGCCGGTTTGGAAGAGCAACGACAAGCTAACAAGGAACAACAGACTCTTCCAGACCATAAGCCATTTCGAAATGAGAATTCGTCGAAAGAAGATAATCTAAATAGTCATTTAGACcattttgtggaaaaattgaaCGACGCTGATATATTTGGTAACAATCAAACATCTGAGATCAAAGAAGATGCTGGAGATGTTATGGAAGATGAATATACAAATAATCCTAAAAGCAGAGCATTGCGAACAATTGATTACGCACGTCTTATAAAATCCCATCTAGCCGAGAAACGACTAAAAGATGCAATTGCGGTACTCGAGGTACAAATGTTAAAGCAAGATCGCGCCAAACctgatgcatacatatataatttactaATAAGCGGATGTGCAAAGGCAGGTTACACGCGtaaagcatttaatttatttactaaaatgcGGCAAAGGGGATTAAAAGTGAAAGGCGGTACGTATACGTCACTTTTTAATGCTTGTGCGAATGCTCCATCTACGGTCTACGGCATTGAACAGGCTAATAGATTACGTGAAATAATGATAGAGAAGGGTTATGAaccaaatgtaaaaaattataatgcaaTGATTAAAGCTTTTGGACGATGTGGTGACGTAAAGACGGCATATTTACTTGCGGATGAGTTAATGGAGAAACAATTGCCTTTGaatgttgaaacatttaatTTCTTGTTGCAAGCCTGCGCAAGCGATGTAGAATATGGATTCCG TCATTGTCTTCTTACTTGGCACAAAATGATGCAGTATGAACTAAAACCCGATTATTACACTTTCAACACTGTTTTACGTTGTGCGAGAGATTGTGGATTTGGTGACTTGAATACTATGGAAAAAGTATTACATCAAATATGTGCAGAACGTGAAGAATTTCTAGCTACGGCTACATCTATAGAAAAAGAGACATCACTCTCTAAAGAAGTATCATCATCTAACGCTCTAGATGTGAATAAGCAATCCCAAGTTATAGAAATTAGAAATAATGCAGAACAGTTAGAAATGCCTAACCTGTTGGCAGCACAACCTCATCTCGGCAGCCTGGTTTCGTTAGCGGAAGTTTCCCGTCCTCACGAACGTTTTTTACTTTTGGGCGGCTTGTCGGGCTTTTTGAATCTTATGAAAGAATGTAAAATTACGCCTGATATTGAAACTTTTACAACATTATTGGAGGTCATACCGCCAACATATGCAGCCGAAAAACAGTTGTTAACATACGTGCGAAAAATTGGTCTAAAAGCAGACATtgacttttttaatattctaataaaaaaacgTTCTATGCGTTTCGACTACGAAGGAGCGAAAGAAGTGATATCAATGATACGGACAGCCGGTTTAGAGCCTGATATTATTACCTATGGTGTGTTAGCGTTAGGATGTCAAACGGAAGTGGAATCCCGAGAATTATTGCAACAGATGAAAGAAAACGGCATACG CATGAACATACAAATTTTGGGTGCAATGTTGCGACAAGGAACTGGTAACAGAAATTTCCCATATGtcattgaaattttacaaataagttTGGATGAAAATATCAAACCAAACGAGGTTTTTCTCAAACATCTTCACAATTTTTACGATAGATGTGCGCGCACGATTGATGCAAgg tACCCTTCAACAAAAACGAAGTCATTTAGAAGGGGACACGAAAAATTTTGTGCTAAACTGCGCCTCTACTATGAAGAACAGGGAATTGCTGGCTTGAAATTAGAGGATGCAATCAAAAAAATTCGTGAACATCCATATCAACAGTATAAGGACGATGACTCTGAAGGCGTTGAGCCATTAAAAAATCAGAAGctttcaaaacaacaaaaagttcgaaagtatataaaaaagattaaagtTGAAAACTTACGCGATGATTTACAGAATTCTTTACCCAACGAAAAAAACGCACAACAGCGGATAGAATAG
- the LOC120778026 gene encoding protein Asterix: protein MSMQVDPRRKEKVNRYKAPQNQGQAGSSSEDLMPDYMNILGMIFSMCGLMMKLKWCAWFALYCSCISFASSRVSDDAKQVLSSFMLSVSAVVMSYLQNPAPMTPPWAPAP from the exons ATGAGCATGCAAGTGGATCCACGCCGTAAAGAAAAGGTCAACCGCTATAAGGCCCCACAAAACCAAGGTCAAGCGGGAAGTTCCAGCGAAGATCTTATGCCTGACtatatgaatattttgg gcaTGATATTCTCGATGTGTGGACTGATGATGAAGCTTAAATGGTGTGCTTGGTTTGCTCTATATTGTTCTTGTATTAGCTTTGCTAGTTCAAGAGTCAGTGATGACGCAAAACag GTTCTCTCGTCTTTTATGTTATCCGTTAGCGCGGTAGTGATGTCATATTTACAAAATCCTGCACCGATGACACCCCCATGGGCACCTGCTCCATAG
- the LOC120776373 gene encoding uncharacterized protein LOC120776373 has protein sequence MKFLALTLFVCLLMVALVAAAPAEESLPGGIYEQDEQGRQNFFKLKKIKKLLLG, from the exons ATGAAATTCCTCGCTTTG aCATTGTTCGTGTGCTTGCTGATGGTTGCGCTGGTAGCAGCCGCACCCGCTGAAGAATCCCTACCGGGTGGTATTTACGAACAGGATGAGCAAGGGCGGCAAAACTTCTTCAAACTGAAGAAGATCAAGAAGCTGCTTTTGGGTTAA
- the LOC120778463 gene encoding uncharacterized protein LOC120778463 has product MKFLLLAIFVCCALFMAVSAVPVEEAIPEGIEGAHDTIEATDDKSILLKLKLLKKLLFLG; this is encoded by the exons ATGAAATTCCTGCTTTTG GCTATCTTTGTTTGTTGCGCGCTCTTCATGGCTGTTAGCGCCGTGCCCGTAGAGGAGGCCATTCCCGAAGGTATTGAGGGTGCTCACGACACTATCGAAGCCACCGATGATAAGAGCATTCTGTTGAAGTTGAAATTGCTTAAGAAATTGTTGTTCTTGGGTTAA
- the LOC120777779 gene encoding EKC/KEOPS complex subunit TP53RK produces MEILKQGAEGRLYLGVFKGEKCLVKERFIKHYRHPELDTQITRQRIKAETKAATRCQNAGILAPRILHTDLNERKIYMEYFGEAITAKELIQRVVADHSVETAEKVLKNLCTQVGTIIGKLHANNIIHGDLTTSNILINPKSENKDFKEYDIVFIDFGLSHYNQGAEDKGVDLYVLERALLSTHSEQPYLFDYLLEAYRKECGKDEGTIVAKFEEVRARGRKRTMIG; encoded by the coding sequence ATGGAGATTTTAAAGCAAGGCGCAGAAGGTCGTCTTTACCTTGGTGTATTTAAAGGGGAAAAGTGTTTAGTAAAAGAGCGTTTCATTAAACATTATCGTCATCCAGAATTGGATACACAGATTACAAGACAACGAATCAAAGCAGAAACAAAAGCGGCTACTCGATGTCAAAACGCTGGAATATTAGCACCACGTATTTTGCATACTGATCTAAATGAACGTAAAATTTATATGGAATATTTTGGAGAAGCCATCACAGCCAAAGAATTAATTCAACGTGTTGTAGCTGATCATTCAGTAGAGACAGcggaaaaagttttgaaaaatctttgCACACAAGTCGGTACAATAATTGGAAAACTTCATGCAAATAACATAATACATGGTGACCTTACAACTTCTAACATACTTATCAATCCCAAAAGTGAAAATAAGGATTTTAAAGAGTACGACattgtttttattgattttggatTAAGTCATTACAACCAAGGAGCGGAAGACAAAGGTGTCGATTTATATGTATTGGAAAGAGCGCTTCTCAGCACACACAGTGAGCAACCATATCTATTTGATTACTTGCTCGAAGCTTACCGCAAAGAATGTGGCAAGGATGAAGGAACTATTGTTGCTAAATTTGAAGAAGTACGGGCGCGCGGACGGAAACGTACTATGATTGGCTAA
- the LOC120777049 gene encoding uncharacterized protein LOC120777049 encodes MQYLWEFTLMTLFTANSWTGKSFGVTSTFLQFEEFYSQSFVPNALQVSYRVENNIGVYYNITALQSFPGKILFNAFIRKIGTNLGEKSVNIFKHKNLDFCKIMEMMHNFTKEEYKNETILQSTFINSCPFTRGFYYVENGTVRMETIPLYFNRGIYWVQVELVQLFGEVTKLMNVKAKCRYDPEESGSDLNIFSIFANAHNNNLQSLQQRMKGLRIF; translated from the exons ATGCAATATTTGTGGGAATTTACTTTGATGACGCTTTTCACAGCCAACTCATGGACTGGCAAAAGTTTTGGTGTCACTTCT acttttttaCAATTTGAAGAGTTCTATTCGCAATCGTTTGTGCCGAACGCTCTGCAGGTTTCATATCGTGTGGAAAATAATATCGGCGTCTATTATAATATCACAGCGCTACAGTCATTCCCGGGGAAAATACTCTTCAACGCATTTATACGCAAAATCGGCACAAATTTGGGTGAGAAATCGGTGAAcatatttaaacacaaaaacttGGACTTTTGCAAAATCATGGAAATGATGCATAATTTCACGAAGGAGGAGTATAAAAACGAAACGATACTGCAGAGTACCTTCATCAATTCGTGCCCGTTTACGCGCGGCTTTTACTATGTGGAGAACGGCACGGTTAGAATGGAAACGATACCGCTATATTTTAATCGTGGCATTTATTGGGTACAAGTCGAGCTGGTACAGCTATTTGGTGAGGTGACCAAATTAATGAATGTGAAAGCGAAATGTCGCTACGACCCAGAAGAGTCTGGAAgtgatttaaatatattctcGATTTTTGCAAATGCTCACAACAACAATCTGCAATCCCTGCAACAG AGAATGAAGGGTCTAAGAATTTTTTAG
- the LOC120778025 gene encoding ubiquitin thioesterase OTU1 — translation MTGSFSVKIKSKNGQFIVKDLTAKTTIGELKAKVSQLTEVKEPQLHILAGFPPRPLDLSQNAHSISTIGVSSGETLIVEEKPANTAAYCLEDDEALARRLQAEEEEEQLRQVVAEATRTEGANGPQAPVELPSGSSGNFNGILLKKVVPADNSCLFTSIRFVLNGKIDNEGSEMMRHIIAQVVSADPQEFNDAVLGKSNSEYCTWIQKPDSWGGAIEVSILSNYYGIEIDVVDIQNAIINRFGEDKNYGLRVFLLFDGIHYDPLYMETVGGGAPATIFPIEELGVYHQAEQLANEAKSSRQFTNVDKFSLRCLQCDVMLVGQVQAQQHAKSTGHTNFGEI, via the exons ATGACTGGCTCGTTTAGtgttaaaataaaatcgaaGAACGGCCAATTCATTGTGAAGGACTTGACTGCTAAAACAACGATTGGCGAATTGAAAGCAAAAGTTTCACAATTAACTGAAGTGAAGGAACCACAATTGCACATACTCGCTGGTTTTCCGCCTCGTCCATTAGATTTATCGCAAAATGCACATTCTATATCGACGATAGGAGTTAGCAGTGGTGAAACATTAATTGTCGAAGAGAAACCAGCAAATACAGCCGCTTATTGCTTAGAGGATGATGAAGCCCTTGCGCGTAGATTGCAAGCcgaagaagaggaagagcaACTACGTCAAGTAGTTGCTGAAGCTACAAGGACAGAAGGTGCCAATGGTCCACAAGCACCCGTTGAACTTCCAAGTGGTTCCAGCGgaaattttaatggaattttaCTCAAAAAGGTTGTACCGGCAGATAATTCTTGCCTTTTTACGAGCATACGTTTTGTGTTAAATGGCAAAATCGACAATGAAGGCAGTGAAATGATGCGACATATTATTGCTCAAGTTGTATCTGCTGACCCACAAGAATTTAATGACGCTGTTTTGGGCAAGTCAAATTCTGAATATTGCACATGGATACAAAAACCCGATTCGTGGGGAGGTGCAATTGAAGTTTCAATACTCTCCAACTATTATGGCATAGAGATCGATGTTGTAGATATACAAAATGCTATTATTAATCGTTTCGGTGAGGATAAAAATTATGGACTACGAGTCTTTCTACTCTTCGACGGTATACATTACGATCCCTTATACATGGAAACAGTAGGT ggCGGTGCACCTGCAACAATATTTCCAATCGAAGAATTGGGTGTATATCATCAAGCGGAACAGTTAGCTAACGAAGCAAAATCATCAAGACAATTTACCAATGTTGATAAATTTTCTCTGCGTTGCTTGCAGTGCGATGTTATGCTGGTTGGTCAAGTGCAGGCACAGCAACATGCTAAGTCGACCGGTCATACTAATTTTGGGGAAATTTAA